From the Saccharobesus litoralis genome, one window contains:
- the wecB gene encoding non-hydrolyzing UDP-N-acetylglucosamine 2-epimerase: protein MIKILTVVGARPQFIKASTVSRAIKLLNATHSQQVSEVILHTGQHYDKNMSQVFFDELGIPEPKYNLGVGGGLHGDMTGKMLAGIEKVLIDEKPDALLVYGDTNSTLAGALAAAKLHIPVAHVEAGLRSFNRKMPEELNRILTDHASNWLFTPTEAATNQLSIEGIPSNQVIQVGDVMFDAALYFGEKCYAPTWFDNTVGHQHFCLATIHRAENTDNDSVLRAIFDGLGQVNELIVMPLHPRTANKINKLGINLANNIKIVEPVSYLEMVWLEKHSELIITDSGGVQKEAFFHRKPCITVRDETEWKELCDLGFNKLTSPSELLTSYRTMKNINLPFTQYHDKLYGDGKSAELIVSSLVDKLR from the coding sequence TTGATTAAGATTTTGACTGTTGTTGGAGCAAGACCGCAATTCATTAAAGCATCTACAGTTAGTAGGGCTATAAAATTATTAAATGCAACTCATTCTCAGCAGGTATCTGAGGTTATTCTCCATACAGGCCAACACTATGATAAAAACATGAGCCAAGTGTTTTTTGATGAACTGGGTATTCCAGAGCCTAAGTATAATTTAGGTGTCGGTGGTGGATTACATGGTGACATGACAGGGAAAATGTTAGCTGGAATTGAAAAGGTGTTGATAGATGAAAAGCCAGATGCCTTATTGGTTTACGGCGACACTAACTCAACTTTAGCTGGCGCATTAGCCGCTGCGAAGTTGCATATACCTGTAGCCCATGTTGAGGCCGGTTTACGTTCGTTTAATCGTAAAATGCCAGAAGAGTTAAATCGTATTTTAACGGACCATGCATCAAATTGGTTATTTACTCCAACGGAAGCAGCAACTAACCAGCTTTCAATAGAGGGCATACCGTCAAATCAAGTCATACAAGTCGGCGATGTTATGTTTGATGCTGCACTTTATTTTGGTGAGAAATGTTATGCTCCCACCTGGTTTGACAATACAGTTGGACATCAGCATTTTTGTCTAGCTACCATTCATAGAGCCGAAAACACGGATAATGACTCTGTATTACGAGCTATCTTTGATGGGTTAGGGCAAGTTAATGAATTAATTGTAATGCCGTTACACCCGCGAACAGCCAATAAAATTAACAAGCTCGGAATTAACCTTGCTAATAATATTAAAATTGTTGAGCCTGTTAGTTACTTAGAAATGGTGTGGCTAGAAAAACACAGTGAACTTATTATTACTGACTCTGGTGGTGTTCAAAAAGAAGCTTTTTTCCATCGTAAACCTTGTATTACAGTTAGAGATGAAACCGAATGGAAAGAGCTATGCGATTTAGGCTTTAATAAGCTGACATCACCATCTGAACTGCTTACAAGCTATCGCACAATGAAAAATATCAATCTTCCTTTTACTCAATATCACGACAAATTGTACGGCGATGGCAAAAGTGCTGAGTTAATCGTTTCAAGTTTGGTCGATAAGCTCCGATAA
- a CDS encoding NAD-dependent epimerase/dehydratase family protein, translating into MELKNKRLLVIGGAGFIGSHIVKELLKTSVQEIIIYDNFTRGKKEFIEESLKDPRCNIYPNGGDIRDIDILNDAMQGIDGVFHLAAMWLLHCNDFPRTAFEVNVQGTFNVLEACVKNNIQKLVFSSSASVYGDAVEVPMTENHPFNNKNFYGASKISGEALCRATSDRFGLDYVGLRYMNVYGPNQAQTGAYTGVIPIMLNKIEANEQIIINGDGTQAYDFIHVSDVAKCNILAMQAKTKDEFYNVGTGKQTKIKDLCQLILKLKESNSDVCYQPYSDNDSRRLVQNRIGCGEKALHDLGFKYQIQLEEGLQQLIEWRDKD; encoded by the coding sequence ATGGAGCTAAAAAACAAAAGATTACTAGTTATTGGTGGTGCAGGTTTCATCGGAAGCCATATAGTAAAAGAATTGCTAAAAACTAGCGTGCAAGAAATAATCATCTATGACAATTTTACGCGAGGAAAAAAAGAGTTTATTGAAGAATCGTTAAAAGACCCTAGGTGTAACATATATCCTAACGGCGGTGATATTAGAGATATTGATATTCTCAATGACGCGATGCAAGGCATTGATGGCGTATTTCATTTAGCTGCGATGTGGTTGTTACATTGCAATGATTTTCCTAGAACAGCTTTTGAAGTAAATGTTCAGGGTACATTTAATGTTTTGGAAGCATGCGTAAAAAATAACATTCAAAAATTAGTATTCTCTTCATCAGCTTCTGTTTATGGAGATGCCGTTGAAGTTCCTATGACTGAAAACCATCCTTTTAATAATAAGAATTTTTACGGTGCGTCAAAAATCTCTGGAGAAGCCTTATGCAGAGCTACCAGTGATAGGTTTGGACTTGATTACGTTGGACTTCGCTACATGAATGTTTATGGTCCAAATCAAGCTCAAACAGGAGCTTATACCGGTGTTATCCCTATTATGCTAAACAAAATTGAAGCTAATGAACAAATAATAATAAACGGAGATGGCACTCAAGCTTATGACTTTATACACGTTTCAGATGTAGCAAAGTGCAATATCTTGGCAATGCAAGCAAAAACTAAAGACGAGTTTTACAATGTGGGTACAGGAAAGCAAACAAAAATAAAAGATTTATGCCAGTTAATTTTAAAATTAAAAGAATCTAATTCAGATGTCTGCTATCAACCATATTCAGATAACGATTCTAGAAGACTAGTTCAAAACAGGATAGGTTGTGGGGAAAAAGCCCTGCACGATCTTGGTTTTAAATATCAAATTCAATTAGAAGAAGGCCTTCAACAATTAATTGAGTGGCGAGATAAAGATTAA
- the asnB gene encoding asparagine synthase (glutamine-hydrolyzing), whose product MCGIAGAISLIQQPIPKLDKKLNVMSDLIAHRGPDAKGEWFTDSGTVGLAHRRLSIIDLSSHANQPLQGPGTNTVVCFNGEIYNYQQLRSKLNSNWNFNSYSDTETILANYHSKGIKCLDDLRGMFAFALYDGRDNSLFCARDRFGIKPFYYTQVDNVLYFASEAKALLPVMPNIATNKHALAEYLTFQYTLNGETLFEGIHQLPAGYALKVKNGKIDIWRYWDVKFDIDYDHSETYFKKHLKDLMYDSMSLHTKADVEIGSYVSGGVDSSLVHLLANKHTNAPLAFNGKFTEFSGYDESAFAAEAVAKSGGHLISSEITSRDFEKTFRDIIYHLDFPVAGPGSFAQFMISKVAAEKVKVVLGGQGGDEIFGGYARYTIAYLEQCLKAAIDGTYQDGNYVVTIESIIPNLTMLKEYKPMLKQFWQQGLFEPMENRYFRLIDRSNDLKDEIQWNELNKESVFNRFSDIFNNPNNVKKNAYFDKMTHYDFKCFLPSLLQVEDRMSMAHGLESRVPFLDHPLIEFAATIPADIKFKNGNMKYMLKHAFKDQLPKSITNRRDKMGFPVPLKEWYQGSLKLFINQILESMIENNRPFINGNAVKEVLMNQHFTRKTWGLLCLELWYQTFHDKAKCYRDKII is encoded by the coding sequence ATGTGTGGAATAGCAGGCGCAATTAGCTTAATACAACAACCCATCCCAAAATTGGACAAAAAGCTAAACGTAATGAGCGATTTAATCGCTCATAGGGGACCAGATGCAAAAGGGGAATGGTTTACAGATTCAGGTACAGTAGGGTTAGCACATCGCAGGCTATCAATTATTGATCTTTCATCACACGCAAACCAACCATTACAAGGACCTGGAACGAACACTGTTGTATGCTTTAATGGAGAAATATATAACTATCAGCAACTCAGATCTAAACTAAATTCAAATTGGAATTTTAACAGTTATTCAGATACTGAAACAATACTAGCAAACTACCATTCCAAAGGTATTAAGTGTCTCGATGATCTTCGTGGTATGTTTGCATTTGCGTTATATGATGGAAGAGATAACAGTTTATTCTGTGCGCGAGATAGGTTCGGTATAAAACCCTTTTATTACACTCAAGTTGATAATGTTTTGTATTTCGCTTCAGAGGCAAAAGCTCTACTGCCTGTAATGCCCAATATTGCGACTAACAAGCATGCATTAGCTGAGTATTTGACTTTCCAATATACATTAAATGGAGAAACCTTATTTGAAGGGATTCATCAACTTCCAGCAGGATACGCTTTAAAAGTAAAAAATGGAAAAATAGATATATGGCGCTATTGGGATGTTAAATTTGATATTGACTATGATCACAGTGAGACTTATTTCAAAAAACACTTAAAAGACTTAATGTATGATTCAATGTCACTGCATACCAAAGCTGACGTTGAGATAGGCAGTTATGTATCCGGTGGCGTTGATTCAAGTTTAGTGCATCTCCTTGCTAATAAACATACTAATGCCCCATTGGCTTTCAACGGAAAATTCACTGAATTTTCTGGATATGACGAAAGCGCATTTGCCGCTGAAGCAGTGGCTAAATCAGGAGGGCATCTGATTAGTTCTGAGATAACAAGTCGTGATTTTGAGAAAACATTTCGAGACATTATATACCACTTAGACTTTCCAGTTGCTGGTCCAGGATCTTTTGCACAATTTATGATATCCAAAGTTGCGGCAGAAAAAGTCAAAGTTGTATTAGGCGGTCAAGGAGGTGATGAAATTTTTGGTGGATATGCTCGATATACGATAGCTTACCTAGAGCAATGCTTGAAAGCTGCGATTGACGGTACATACCAAGACGGGAACTACGTAGTCACTATTGAGTCAATAATACCCAACCTTACAATGTTAAAAGAATATAAACCAATGCTTAAACAATTTTGGCAACAAGGTCTGTTTGAGCCTATGGAAAATCGTTATTTTAGGTTAATTGATAGATCTAATGATCTTAAAGATGAAATTCAGTGGAATGAATTAAATAAAGAGTCTGTTTTCAACCGTTTTAGCGACATCTTCAATAATCCCAATAATGTCAAAAAAAATGCTTACTTTGACAAAATGACACACTATGACTTTAAGTGTTTTTTACCATCTCTTTTACAAGTTGAAGACAGGATGAGTATGGCACATGGCTTAGAAAGCAGAGTTCCTTTCTTGGATCATCCCCTGATTGAGTTTGCAGCTACTATACCAGCTGATATTAAATTCAAAAATGGAAACATGAAATATATGCTCAAGCATGCATTCAAAGATCAACTTCCAAAATCAATTACAAACCGTAGAGACAAAATGGGCTTTCCAGTACCGTTAAAAGAATGGTATCAAGGGTCTCTTAAATTATTCATCAACCAAATTCTTGAAAGCATGATTGAAAATAACAGACCCTTTATTAATGGCAACGCTGTAAAGGAGGTACTAATGAATCAACATTTTACTAGAAAAACTTGGGGACTACTTTGTTTAGAGCTTTGGTATCAAACTTTTCACGATAAAGCAAAGTGTTATCGAGATAAAATCATCTAA
- a CDS encoding IS4 family transposase, with amino-acid sequence MQINNCILAPFYSQSDYKKWNGFRLLSVDGSLLELPPESALYKAYGKLNPQARLPGARLSQLYDPLNQLTLDVQESPYSTGERELAFRHLARVENNDLLLFDRGYQCHWLFSAILQKQAHFCARVTHDFNNQVKAFVGSDKVSSIVNLARSKDKNNEFYRLKSLSCDSIRVRLIKVELSSGEVEILATSLIDDKAYPNALFKALYHLRWDIEEDYKRQKCRIFIENFTGLTPLAIKQDIQAQVVSKNMATLWKLAAQVHVSERNKNCRRDYKVNFSYLLGKFKDNFVKSILGGLNMNAMMKLVEQLSSSTHAFRPERCMERRPKKNCKWQHPMGYKPAF; translated from the coding sequence GTGCAAATTAACAACTGCATCCTAGCGCCTTTTTACTCACAATCAGACTATAAAAAATGGAACGGATTTCGACTATTGAGTGTTGATGGCTCTTTACTTGAATTACCTCCAGAATCAGCACTATATAAAGCCTATGGAAAGCTAAACCCACAAGCCAGATTACCAGGTGCAAGACTTTCGCAACTTTATGACCCACTGAATCAATTAACGCTTGATGTACAGGAGTCACCTTATTCAACAGGTGAAAGAGAACTCGCATTTCGACATCTAGCTCGTGTAGAAAATAACGATTTACTCTTGTTTGACCGTGGTTATCAATGCCATTGGCTATTCTCAGCTATTCTTCAAAAACAAGCTCACTTTTGTGCTCGCGTCACGCATGATTTTAATAACCAAGTGAAAGCTTTTGTCGGCTCAGACAAAGTCTCAAGTATCGTTAATTTAGCTCGTTCAAAAGATAAGAATAATGAGTTCTATCGCTTAAAAAGCCTCTCTTGTGACAGTATTCGCGTTCGTTTAATTAAAGTGGAACTATCTAGTGGAGAGGTAGAAATATTAGCGACTTCACTCATAGATGATAAAGCTTATCCTAATGCACTTTTCAAAGCCTTGTACCATTTGCGATGGGATATTGAAGAAGATTACAAAAGGCAAAAATGCCGGATTTTTATCGAAAATTTCACAGGGTTGACACCCTTAGCCATTAAGCAAGATATTCAAGCTCAAGTTGTTTCAAAAAATATGGCTACCCTATGGAAGCTAGCAGCACAGGTGCACGTCAGTGAACGTAACAAGAATTGCCGCCGCGACTATAAAGTGAACTTTAGTTACCTATTAGGTAAGTTTAAAGACAACTTTGTTAAGTCAATTTTAGGTGGGTTAAATATGAATGCAATGATGAAATTGGTCGAACAACTATCATCATCAACTCATGCTTTTAGACCAGAGAGATGTATGGAAAGACGGCCAAAGAAAAACTGTAAATGGCAACATCCTATGGGCTACAAACCTGCTTTCTGA
- the istA gene encoding IS21 family transposase — translation MYQYRQILVRMRMGDSNRAIADSGLAGRNKVKAIKKLAQEQGWLNLDNDLPDNNQLAELLGEKAPTPTTTSYVEPYAEQVTRWYEQGIQGTTIHQALVDKYGFKGSYWSVSRYLKALSQKAPKATTVIDFLPGDTAQVDFGAGPLIVDTRTGELRKSWIFVMTLSWSRHIYAEFIRDQSTATWLACHRRAFEWFKGVPKRVIIDNPKCAITKACYHDPQVQRAYGECAEGYGFLIAPCPVRDPQKKGRVESNVKYIKNSFVPLKDFRGLSDANAQLKDWLLSVAGNRKHGTTKCQPLERFSEIEQALLKPLPEIPPEQAVWAKAKVHGDGHVQFEHCRYSVPYTLVRETVWLKATDNMIRIYQEHELKATHPRLFHQGGRSTVPEHQPPEAQAYNMRDPQYCLTQSKRIGESCYLFIQRLFASRVLDNLRAAQGVVGLTKRYGDKRVEAACLRALTFDNVRYSAVKQILEKGLDQQPNETNAFDTLSDVYTGGGRFHRDPNKLLPH, via the coding sequence ATGTACCAATACAGACAGATCCTCGTTCGCATGCGAATGGGAGATTCCAATCGAGCTATTGCCGATAGCGGCTTAGCTGGACGCAATAAAGTTAAGGCCATCAAGAAATTAGCGCAGGAACAAGGCTGGCTTAACCTTGACAATGACTTGCCTGATAACAACCAACTGGCTGAACTGTTGGGCGAGAAAGCACCAACCCCAACCACCACGTCTTATGTAGAGCCTTATGCTGAACAAGTTACTCGGTGGTATGAGCAAGGGATCCAAGGCACAACAATCCATCAAGCTTTAGTGGATAAATATGGCTTCAAGGGAAGTTACTGGTCAGTCAGTCGTTACCTTAAAGCCTTGTCACAGAAAGCACCAAAAGCGACAACCGTTATCGATTTTTTGCCTGGTGATACGGCGCAAGTGGATTTCGGTGCTGGCCCGCTAATCGTTGATACTCGTACCGGAGAGTTGCGTAAAAGCTGGATCTTTGTAATGACGCTCTCATGGAGCCGACATATTTACGCAGAGTTTATCCGCGACCAAAGCACAGCAACTTGGCTGGCCTGTCATCGACGGGCGTTTGAATGGTTTAAAGGTGTTCCCAAGCGCGTCATTATCGATAATCCCAAATGTGCCATCACTAAGGCTTGCTACCATGATCCACAAGTGCAACGCGCATACGGTGAATGTGCTGAAGGATATGGCTTTTTAATCGCACCTTGTCCTGTACGCGATCCTCAGAAAAAAGGCCGCGTAGAATCTAATGTGAAGTACATTAAGAATAGCTTTGTGCCCTTGAAAGACTTCCGAGGCTTAAGTGATGCGAACGCTCAGCTTAAGGATTGGTTATTGTCAGTCGCCGGTAATCGCAAACACGGCACCACTAAATGTCAGCCTCTTGAACGTTTTAGTGAGATCGAGCAAGCACTATTAAAACCACTCCCCGAGATCCCTCCTGAGCAAGCGGTCTGGGCTAAAGCTAAAGTTCACGGTGATGGCCACGTGCAATTTGAACATTGTCGTTACTCAGTTCCCTACACGCTAGTTCGTGAAACCGTATGGCTCAAAGCGACGGATAATATGATACGGATCTATCAAGAGCATGAACTCAAAGCGACACACCCTCGCTTATTTCATCAAGGCGGCCGTTCAACCGTACCAGAACATCAACCACCTGAGGCACAAGCTTACAATATGCGCGATCCTCAATATTGTTTAACTCAATCAAAACGTATTGGTGAGTCTTGCTACCTCTTTATTCAAAGGCTGTTTGCCAGTCGAGTATTAGATAACTTGCGGGCAGCCCAAGGTGTCGTGGGGTTAACCAAACGTTATGGAGATAAACGGGTTGAAGCGGCGTGTTTACGGGCTTTAACCTTCGATAACGTGCGCTATAGCGCGGTTAAACAGATCCTTGAAAAAGGGTTAGACCAACAACCCAATGAAACTAACGCATTCGATACCTTAAGTGACGTATACACAGGTGGTGGCCGTTTCCACCGCGATCCCAACAAACTTCTCCCTCATTAA
- the istB gene encoding IS21-like element helper ATPase IstB, which translates to MINPIPELTPLLKQLRLSGMTDSLAMRNREAIEHQLSYPDFLALLIQDEVARRDQKKYATRLRRAGFRGNKTLESFDLNANPNLNRAYINELADCRFIEEHVAVLIAGPCGTGKSHLAQAIGHCAVKKGIDTLFFTQAKLLSNLHAARATNAYEKRFQALAKVDLLIIDDFGLKPLKSPQDEDLHDLIDERYEQKSTIITSNLDFSEWGQAFPNKLLGAATLDRLRHNAYRLVLEGESYRKLRENNDHTGLGEKSEK; encoded by the coding sequence ATGATAAACCCAATTCCGGAACTCACCCCCTTACTAAAACAACTACGTTTATCAGGTATGACGGACTCGTTGGCCATGCGCAATCGAGAAGCCATTGAGCACCAGCTTAGTTACCCAGATTTCCTTGCTTTATTGATCCAAGATGAAGTGGCACGGCGCGATCAGAAGAAATACGCGACTCGGCTGCGCAGAGCAGGCTTTAGGGGGAACAAAACACTGGAAAGCTTCGATCTAAATGCCAACCCCAACTTGAATCGAGCTTATATCAATGAACTGGCCGACTGCCGGTTTATCGAAGAGCATGTTGCCGTCTTAATCGCAGGGCCTTGTGGTACAGGGAAGAGCCATTTAGCCCAAGCGATAGGCCATTGCGCGGTGAAAAAAGGCATTGATACACTGTTCTTCACGCAAGCTAAATTGCTTTCAAACTTACACGCAGCCAGAGCAACCAATGCTTACGAGAAACGATTTCAAGCACTAGCAAAAGTTGATTTACTTATCATTGATGACTTCGGTTTAAAGCCGCTGAAGTCACCTCAAGATGAAGATCTTCATGATCTGATAGACGAACGATATGAACAAAAATCAACGATCATTACCAGTAATTTAGACTTCAGTGAATGGGGACAAGCTTTCCCCAATAAATTACTTGGAGCAGCCACCCTTGATCGACTTAGACACAACGCCTATCGCCTGGTTTTAGAAGGAGAAAGTTACCGCAAATTACGAGAAAATAATGATCACACTGGACTAGGAGAAAAAAGCGAGAAATAA
- a CDS encoding NAD-dependent epimerase/dehydratase family protein — MSFVNQKVLVVGGAGFVGSNLCKLLLKDYEPAEVLVIDNLLSAESCNVPIDDRVNFICGSISDDKVLDKIPDDINYVFHLACYHGNQSSIEDPLADHENNTLTSLKLFNRLYRYSGIKKVVYAAAGCAVAEKTYDTASATAEDAPVSLFHDSPYSISKLIGEMYGNYFFKLHKLPFVKARFQNVYGPGEILGAGLWRGTRHTVWRNVTPTFIWKSLHNEALPLDNGGIATRDFIYVEDMARGLIACALKGDPGETYNLATGVETSIWDLANTINSYTGNEAGISVEKPRDWDNSGKRFGTTEKSEAQLGFRAQVSIQDGIKATVEWTRNNQEKIASTMEKHVHFLPEVTKYL; from the coding sequence TTGAGTTTTGTTAACCAAAAAGTTCTTGTTGTTGGCGGTGCGGGTTTCGTAGGTAGCAATCTATGTAAATTATTATTAAAAGACTATGAACCTGCAGAAGTTTTAGTTATAGATAATTTACTTTCAGCTGAGAGCTGTAACGTGCCGATAGATGATAGAGTGAATTTTATATGTGGCTCTATTTCAGACGATAAAGTGCTTGATAAAATACCTGATGACATCAATTACGTTTTTCATTTAGCTTGCTATCACGGTAATCAATCTTCTATAGAAGACCCACTTGCTGATCATGAAAACAATACACTTACTTCACTAAAATTATTTAATAGGTTGTACCGCTATAGTGGTATTAAAAAAGTTGTGTACGCAGCTGCTGGTTGCGCCGTAGCTGAAAAAACTTATGATACGGCCAGTGCTACTGCTGAAGATGCACCAGTCTCGCTTTTTCATGATAGTCCATATTCGATCTCAAAGTTAATTGGAGAGATGTATGGCAATTATTTTTTCAAACTTCACAAATTACCTTTTGTCAAAGCTCGTTTTCAGAACGTATATGGTCCTGGAGAGATTTTAGGAGCTGGATTATGGAGAGGCACTCGTCATACTGTTTGGCGAAATGTGACTCCTACTTTCATTTGGAAGTCTTTGCATAATGAAGCATTACCACTAGATAATGGTGGTATAGCAACTCGTGACTTTATTTATGTTGAAGATATGGCAAGAGGGCTAATAGCATGCGCTTTAAAAGGCGACCCAGGAGAAACTTATAATTTGGCGACTGGGGTGGAGACGTCTATTTGGGATTTAGCAAATACTATAAATAGTTACACTGGAAATGAAGCTGGCATTAGTGTCGAAAAACCAAGGGATTGGGATAATTCTGGAAAACGTTTTGGAACCACTGAAAAATCTGAAGCTCAATTGGGTTTTAGGGCTCAGGTCAGTATCCAGGATGGAATAAAAGCTACTGTTGAGTGGACTCGGAATAACCAAGAAAAAATTGCTTCTACAATGGAAAAACACGTACATTTTTTACCCGAAGTCACCAAATATCTATAG
- a CDS encoding NAD-dependent epimerase/dehydratase family protein, translating into MRILITGGAGCLGSNLVEHWLPKNYEIIVIDNFATGKREVVPDGIAGLTVIEGSVVDSEFVDKVFTEHKPDIVVHSAAAYKDPDDWQEDALTNVLGAINIAKASEQYDVKQVINFQTALCYGIPQKLPIPVEHPTNAFTSYGISKTAGEAFLLNSNAPVLSLRLANICSPRLSIGPIPTFYKRLKAGQSCFCSETIRDFIDISDFLQLMDMLIAKEGENGVYNVSTGEGKTIKDVFDCVSNYLNLSNIDVPILPPGDDDIPVVVLDPSKTMEVFSWQAKVSFQDMIEKQLAWYDKYGITDIFSHLKNK; encoded by the coding sequence ATGCGTATTTTAATTACTGGAGGCGCTGGCTGCCTTGGTTCGAATTTGGTTGAGCATTGGCTTCCCAAAAACTATGAAATTATTGTCATTGATAATTTTGCAACAGGAAAGAGAGAAGTCGTTCCAGACGGAATTGCTGGCTTAACTGTAATTGAAGGTAGCGTAGTTGACTCTGAATTTGTAGATAAAGTATTTACAGAACATAAGCCTGATATTGTTGTTCATAGTGCTGCTGCCTACAAAGATCCTGATGACTGGCAAGAAGACGCGCTTACAAATGTATTAGGGGCGATTAACATAGCGAAAGCAAGTGAACAATATGATGTTAAGCAAGTCATCAATTTTCAGACTGCGTTATGTTACGGTATTCCACAGAAACTGCCGATACCTGTAGAACACCCAACGAACGCATTTACTAGTTATGGCATATCTAAAACAGCGGGAGAAGCCTTTCTATTAAATTCTAACGCCCCTGTTCTATCTTTAAGACTTGCTAATATTTGTAGTCCCAGGTTGTCAATTGGCCCTATTCCTACTTTTTATAAGCGTCTAAAAGCTGGTCAAAGTTGTTTTTGCAGCGAGACTATTCGTGATTTTATCGATATTAGTGATTTTCTTCAGTTGATGGATATGTTAATAGCTAAGGAGGGTGAGAACGGTGTTTACAATGTATCGACTGGAGAGGGGAAAACTATTAAGGATGTATTTGACTGTGTATCCAATTATTTAAACTTGAGCAACATTGACGTACCTATATTACCTCCTGGTGATGACGACATTCCTGTAGTTGTTTTAGACCCTAGTAAAACGATGGAGGTGTTTAGCTGGCAAGCTAAAGTATCTTTCCAGGATATGATTGAAAAGCAATTGGCTTGGTATGATAAGTACGGAATAACGGATATCTTTAGTCATTTGAAAAATAAGTAG
- a CDS encoding NAD-dependent epimerase/dehydratase family protein has protein sequence MNILITGGLGQIGSHIAELLLKRGDKVLVIDNLATGRKEHLDASIENLEIVIESIANKEIVEELFSRFKPDVVVHTAASYKDPNDWYNDTLTNCVGGSNVIAAAKKQGARFIYFQTALCYGLKPNEQPITLNHPKNPAGSSYAITKTANEDFLELSGIDYVTFRLANVIGPRNVAGPLPIFYQRLKSGKQCFVTEARRDFVFVKDLAEITVKACDGMGSGTYHFSSGSDVAIKELYDYVVDAMGFEEYPEPDVKALADDDVFSILLDPSRTFKDFGQIEFTPLSDTVKEGIEYYKQHGTLGEYTHLKMEKAQ, from the coding sequence ATGAATATTCTTATTACAGGTGGCTTAGGGCAGATTGGTTCCCATATTGCTGAACTTCTTCTTAAAAGAGGAGATAAAGTATTAGTTATCGATAATTTAGCGACTGGCAGAAAAGAACATTTAGACGCAAGTATTGAAAATTTGGAAATTGTTATTGAATCAATTGCGAATAAGGAAATAGTTGAAGAATTATTCTCTCGCTTTAAACCCGACGTTGTTGTTCATACTGCTGCTTCATATAAAGATCCAAATGACTGGTATAATGATACTTTAACAAACTGTGTTGGGGGCTCAAATGTCATTGCTGCTGCTAAAAAGCAGGGGGCACGATTCATATATTTCCAAACTGCACTATGCTATGGCTTAAAACCTAATGAACAACCAATTACATTAAATCATCCCAAAAACCCAGCTGGAAGTAGCTACGCAATCACAAAGACGGCTAACGAAGATTTTCTAGAATTGTCTGGAATTGACTATGTTACTTTTAGGTTGGCAAATGTAATTGGTCCTAGGAATGTAGCAGGCCCCCTTCCTATTTTTTATCAACGACTAAAGTCGGGTAAGCAGTGTTTTGTGACTGAGGCTAGAAGAGATTTTGTATTTGTTAAAGATCTTGCTGAGATTACTGTAAAAGCTTGTGATGGAATGGGTAGTGGTACTTATCATTTCTCTAGTGGCAGTGATGTTGCAATTAAGGAGCTATATGATTATGTTGTCGATGCAATGGGGTTTGAGGAATATCCAGAGCCTGACGTAAAAGCTTTGGCAGATGATGATGTGTTCTCTATTTTGTTAGACCCATCTCGGACTTTCAAAGATTTCGGCCAAATTGAATTTACCCCTTTGTCAGATACGGTAAAAGAAGGGATTGAATATTATAAGCAGCACGGTACTTTAGGTGAATATACTCACCTCAAAATGGAAAAAGCACAGTAA